A stretch of DNA from Besnoitia besnoiti strain Bb-Ger1 chromosome II, whole genome shotgun sequence:
GCCAATCCAGAGTCATCAGACCTGTAACCGACGCCTCCCGCTTTATTTCAGCTGAGCCTTCCGAAGACGGAACGGGTGTCATTCACTACTGGTGCACTCTCGGCGTAGGTGACAGAGTGAGACTCGCTGAACACGAATCTGAAGGACACGGagcagaaaagaagaaatgCATCGTCACCATTAATGTTGATGAGACAAAGCCGCTACCACAGCCCCTTCCGGACCCGGGtaaggaggaggaagaacaCCAGCCGGCAGCCGGCACGgtcctgcctcgcctccgacTGGGACTTGCGACCTTGACCACACCAAGAACTGCTACATCTCGCTTTCACTGGAAGCCGACCAGAAAACTGTGGAATTCGGCTGCGGCTCTAACAAAGATGCAGAGCTTACACTTGACGCTGGAACGAGTCAGTTTTGCCTGGACGCCGACTGTAACAAGCAGGAGTCACTCTCGGCTCTGGGAGAGGGCGCGACACTggatgcagctgcagaaggagcgAAACCAGTCTACACACTCACCGTGACTTCTAAAATGGCCAAGGACCAAGAGATGTTCTACGCGTGCGACGTTGGAGGAGCTCCCGCAGCTGTTGGGGAAGCAGGCAGATCTCAGCTGACTGAGGAAAAGATTTGCGTAGTTAAAGTCGCCGTCAAAGCCGACCAGGATGCCTAGGAgcctgcggtcgcggctgctgtgccGTCCTCCTGGATTCGTGGAAAGCTCTCCCTCGACCTTCTGTCGACCATCGTTTAAAGCGCCTGCTTCTGCCTCCTGTGCTACTTTCCCTCGGGGGATGCTACTGCCACCGGATGAGCTCCATAGCTCCCGATCAGTCACTTGGCAGCACAGTGGACATTCCGAATGTGCGCGGCACGACAGTTACAATGAACACGCGGTAGGCGAGGGTTCAGAGGGGATGCAGGCCGTGTGTTGAGACCGGGGTGCGGATACGAGGATGTCCAGAATATCGGGAGCCATGGACCAGATGCAACGAAGGCGATATAGGGTGGTCGTCAGGTACAACCCGTGAAATGAGGAGCGAAGATGGAGACGCTGGTGGGAGCAATGCCGGCAGGCACGAGAATGGTGCTGCGAGCAAGGGGAGACACGGCGATATCCGAGCGAGAGCGATGCATAGGCAGCGCCAATAAAGTGTCATCTTCCCCAGAAGAGGCCGatggccgcggcgtcgaaaTTCTCACGCATCACAAGAGACGTTATTCGACTAGTGAACAGGATTTTTTTTGTTGGTGAATTGACGTCACCCCTGCGTAGTTCCTTGCGCCCGTGCAGCCTTGTCGGCCTACATCACGGTGAGTTTCTTCGAGCATGCCCCAGTATTAGGCTGTGGAGTTCCTTTCCCCACGTCGCCGGTCTCTTGCCTCGGATTTGAGACAATGAGGTAGCATAGAAGAGTGGAAAGCTTCCGGACGTGCAGAaagcagacgacggagagatGCAGCTGCTTACCTGAGCAGCGCAACCGATGAAAAACGGTAACACGTATGGAGAGACATGCTTCCCTTCTATCAGGAGTGGTGGTGCTGCACCATCGTGCACGGCGAGTCCACCAGGATCCCTGCAGACTGGTACCTGAGCTGACGGCAGCACTACATAATATGCGCGCAAAAGAGTTCGAGGAAGGGGTGACGCAACAGTATGAGCCAGGAAAGGCGCATTACAAAAGAGGAAAGACTGTGGCGCAACCTTTGACAGACAGAGAGCTCGGCGAAAAAGCGGGCAGGGCCCCAGCTACTCTGCGCGATGCGACGGCGGGATAGTCTGCAGACGTCTCACTCTGCTTCAGACAGTAGGGCGCTCCCAAATATGCGCACTGCCAGCACGGAAAGGTCGTCCACCTTCAGAAGCAATGTGAATCCCACTGGAACGTCTGGGCGGAGAGTAAAACATCAGCAACTTCTCTCTTGCGAGGGGTTTAGCTGCACAGTCTACTGTAAAACACGTCTGTCTCTCCTAGTTCTGTACCCTCGGAGGGGGAGCGCGGATTTCGCGCCCGTGTGCGCGGAACCGACGGGTTTCGCCGCGACCCGGGGTGGCGAGCGCCCCTtggagacgcaggcaggcgcgtgGAAATGCGTCCCTCTCTGTCAAAATCGTGCACTTCTGACAGAGGCTGCAGCACTTGCTGAACGAAGCGtcccgccgacgccgacttCAATCGCCCATGTAATTTTGTCTGCTGGGTTAAGATCTCCAATTAGTGCCGGACGCGGGTTCGCTAGTCAGGTAGCGACAACGCTGGAAACTTGCAGATTCCATCCCAGCCCTATTTTCGAGGGGCTATGCTCTTTTATTCCATTGGTTTATCTTTTTCTCGTGGTGTGCTACCGTAGTGGACGGTCGCTTTCGTCTGTGTCCGTCTCGCCGCCGATACAGTGCTGCGCGCTAACAGTGGAGGTCGGACGTGGAGTGGCGGTTCAGTTcacttcgcgtctgcgcttcaAAGAGAAGCTGGTTTTTGCAGATTCTCAAGATGAGTCGAAAAAAATTGGAATGGACCTCCCTTGCGATCATTAGCCTCATGTTGCTGGTGACGGTTCTTCCTGAAACGAATGCTCTACGCCAAGTTCGAGCTTCTGGCGATCTGCATCCAGCTCCTGAGACAGAAGCCGTATGCGATCTTGCAGGTAGTGCCTCTCCTAACAAGAAGCAAATAGCGCTGACGAAGACAATGTCGACAATCAGCTTCAGCTGCGGCAAGCAAGCTCAGGCGACTCTCTCGCCACCGGTCACGGCTCAGTGGTTCGCTACGGAAGCGGGCTGCCCTCCCACGAAATTTGCGAGTTTGAAAGCCGACTGGGGGGATGGAGCCGTATTGAAAGCTGACTCAAAAGACACGGATGGTGTAGCGAAAACATACAAACTAACTGTTCCAGCGACGGGACGGAAACCGGGGGTCCTCTACTACTGTTGCTCTCTCGAGGACAACCGGGTGGTAGAGAGCCCTACAGCATCCGTCGCAAAGGCGGCAGAGCCAAAATCACCAAAAACCTGCAGCATTGTGATCAACGTCGAAGCAGGAGAAGGGCAGatgccgcctgcagcgagtgGAACCGAGGCAAGgcagggaggcgcgggcgactcgACAGCGGTCTCCGTAGAAGTTTGCGACCCACGAGCTGGGGGACAGCGTCGAATTGACATGACTTTGGCCAGCGACGCAAAAACCATCACCTTCAACTGCGGCTCAAGTCGTCAGGCTAGGCtgacgcctgcggcctcagcCAACCAGTTCTGCGTTGACTCCGCATGCTATCGAAAGGAAGATCTGTCGATCTTGGGCAACTTTGCGCAACTGTTTTCGGCGGAAGCTGAAGACAAACGGACTGTCTACACCTTGAGCATTTCCAGGAAACCCGACACGGACACAAAGATGTACTACATGTGCGCAGTTAAAAGCAAGGCCGCAGGTGCCCGGAGGGCTGGACTGGGATCGTCCCAAAGGGACAAGCACTGCTTAGTCAAAATCACAGTCAAGGGTCAAACGGCGCCCAATCCGTCGGCTGCTGGGCTGAtggccgcgtctgccgccgcagtccACGGACTGCTTAGACTCATATGAATACAAATATAGATGTACATATTCGTTATTTACATTCGGGTCGTTGGTAAAGAGTGAAGAAAGAAGGTTCGTCACCCCcgttcttcgtcctctcatCGTACCACTCCCCGGTGGACTTCGTTCACGGACGGCTCGACATGTCTTGCGCAGGACTCTGGCTTCTGCGGACACCTGCCACGTTCACACGACTGAGAGGATATGCAGTGGGCACGAGGAACTTCCTCCGTGACCTTAGGAATTCGTCTTACGGAAAGAATGAGCTCAGGTAAATTTCAGAAAGACGGGCGCGGGTTGCGCAGGGTCGCAACGGGAGGACGAAGCAGTACTGGACCCTCGGTGTGAGACGTAACTTGAAGGACGCCAGAGAGGAAAAATTAAAGGGGCATGGAATTAAAATGCAGCTGTGGATGGGCAACATCGAGAAAAGGGAGCTTGGAATGACAGGGAAATATGCAGAAGCGTAtctgcagcgacgacggcaaaGGAGAACGCAGCCAACCAGGCAACGTGAGGCCGCATGCGGAACGAATGCAGGTACCGGTGTGGTGAACTTCTGCGACGATGCACGCAGTCGAAGAAAGGGTATGACAAGAACGAATCCACCACGTTGTGAGGCCGGCTAGATGTCACTTTGTTGCCACAGTAGGAGCTACTGCAGTGACGAATCCCCTGGGTGAAGTTTGCCGTAGTTTGTGGGCTTGCAATTGTACGGACATGTAGAGGAGTCTCTACGCTCCCTTGCTTTTGTTTACCACGGGGTATAGTGGACTTTGACCTTCTGGTGGCTTTTTATGCCAACGCCTGGCCTACAGTACGAATATATATTGtttacgtgacgagcggtgtgtgtAAGACCACTTTTCGTGCGCCAAATTGCTAACCAAAATTCTATCGTTCCAGCGTGGTTCCTAGAGACACTAAGTATCCATGAGTCTACTCTGGCCACCTCGTTCAAACGTGCAGGCAGGTCTCTCTCCGGCGG
This window harbors:
- a CDS encoding hypothetical protein (encoded by transcript BESB_033780), giving the protein MSRKKLEWTSLAIISLMLLVTVLPETNALRQVRASGDLHPAPETEAVCDLAGSASPNKKQIALTKTMSTISFSCGKQAQATLSPPVTAQWFATEAGCPPTKFASLKADWGDGAVLKADSKDTDGVAKTYKLTVPATGRKPGVLYYCCSLEDNRVVESPTASVAKAAEPKSPKTCSIVINVEAGEGQMPPAASGTEARQGGAGDSTAVSVEVCDPRAGGQRRIDMTLASDAKTITFNCGSSRQARLTPAASANQFCVDSACYRKEDLSILGNFAQLFSAEAEDKRTVYTLSISRKPDTDTKMYYMCAVKSKAAGARRAGLGSSQRDKHCLVKITVKGQTAPNPSAAGLMAASAAAVHGLLRLI